In Arcobacter sp. LA11, a single genomic region encodes these proteins:
- a CDS encoding PAS domain-containing sensor histidine kinase, which produces MTEFNKDVFEQVLQASFSFSNQAIYWLSKEGKLLYANNNALDGLGYTLEELQELYVWDVDYNVNTKEKYLEAVESFALNNNDPLLNILETHHKRKNGEKFPVEVVSKVVNIDKEEVLISYAKDITNRLKRTEDIKFYFELINSSEDMIFLIEHETELVEFANKTACKNLGYSLSELKKMKVSDFREPFEKMGNLELPEIFKKIQESNNLTTFGIFNTKDGKKIPVETSLHLKSYHGENFVTAISRDISERLDIETKKEELNKKLTDYNKTLQKEISKAKQELIEYENIMKRQSKMAAMGEMLENIAHQWRQPLSAVSVLSTGMILQNEQNMLTKDFINAGLNDINDNVQYLSKTIDDFRNFFKPNKQKNHFNLEQLINTSIKLSKARYSGEIIDYILEIEDLELYTYENELLQVLLNLISNSKDELIKKDYRKCIFIKTMKNGNSIVINIKDNGGGIDKYIMDRIFEPYFTTKHSYQGTGIGLFMSENIIKHMSGSISVENEDIEYNGKQYKGASFNIKLPI; this is translated from the coding sequence ATGACAGAATTTAACAAAGACGTTTTTGAACAAGTTTTACAAGCATCCTTTTCTTTCTCAAATCAAGCTATTTATTGGCTAAGTAAAGAAGGAAAACTGTTATATGCAAATAATAATGCTCTTGATGGGTTAGGATATACTCTTGAAGAGCTTCAAGAGTTGTATGTTTGGGATGTGGATTATAATGTCAATACCAAAGAGAAATATTTAGAAGCTGTAGAATCTTTTGCGCTTAATAATAACGATCCTTTATTAAATATATTAGAAACACATCATAAAAGAAAAAATGGAGAAAAGTTTCCTGTTGAAGTAGTGTCAAAAGTAGTAAATATTGATAAAGAAGAGGTTTTAATCTCTTATGCAAAAGATATTACTAATAGACTAAAAAGAACTGAAGATATAAAGTTTTATTTTGAATTGATAAACTCTTCAGAGGATATGATTTTTTTAATAGAACATGAAACAGAGTTAGTAGAGTTTGCAAATAAAACAGCATGTAAAAATTTAGGATATTCTCTAAGTGAACTAAAAAAAATGAAGGTCTCAGATTTTAGAGAACCTTTTGAAAAAATGGGTAATCTTGAGCTACCTGAGATATTTAAAAAAATACAAGAATCGAATAATTTAACTACTTTTGGTATATTTAATACAAAGGATGGGAAAAAAATTCCTGTTGAAACATCTTTACATTTAAAAAGCTATCATGGAGAAAATTTTGTTACTGCAATATCTAGAGATATAAGTGAAAGATTGGATATTGAGACAAAAAAAGAAGAGTTAAATAAGAAGCTAACTGATTATAATAAAACATTACAAAAAGAGATATCAAAAGCTAAACAAGAATTAATAGAATATGAAAATATAATGAAGCGACAATCCAAAATGGCTGCAATGGGTGAGATGTTAGAAAATATAGCTCATCAATGGCGACAGCCATTATCTGCTGTATCTGTACTTTCAACAGGTATGATACTTCAAAACGAACAGAATATGCTTACAAAAGATTTTATAAATGCAGGTTTAAATGATATAAATGATAATGTGCAATATTTATCAAAAACAATTGATGATTTTAGAAATTTTTTTAAACCTAATAAACAAAAAAATCATTTTAATTTAGAGCAGTTAATTAATACTTCTATTAAATTATCTAAGGCAAGATATAGTGGTGAAATTATTGATTATATTCTTGAGATAGAAGATCTTGAATTATATACTTATGAAAATGAATTATTGCAAGTGTTGTTAAACTTAATTAGTAATTCAAAAGATGAATTGATCAAAAAAGATTATAGAAAGTGTATTTTTATTAAAACAATGAAAAATGGAAACTCTATTGTAATAAATATAAAAGATAATGGAGGGGGAATTGATAAGTATATAATGGATAGAATATTTGAACCATATTTTACTACTAAACATAGTTATCAAGGTACAGGAATAGGATTATTTATGTCTGAAAATATAATAAAACATATGTCAGGTAGTATATCTGTAGAAAATGAAGATATCGAGTATAATGGTAAGCAATATAAAGGTGCTTCATTTAATATAAAATTACCAATATAA
- a CDS encoding NUDIX hydrolase, translated as MIKTPHLSTDGIIKLYDDNDFFKGIVLIERLNEPYGLALPGGFVDIGESVEDALVREMKEETSLDVKILALQNIYSNPNRDPRFHTASAVYLCEAKGKPKAQDDAKEVFVYPIKEIPLEKLVFDHKKIVEDFVKSLKW; from the coding sequence ATGATAAAAACGCCACATCTTAGTACAGATGGTATTATAAAACTATATGATGATAATGATTTTTTTAAAGGAATAGTACTAATTGAACGACTCAATGAACCGTATGGTCTGGCACTTCCAGGAGGGTTTGTTGATATAGGCGAATCAGTTGAAGATGCCCTAGTAAGAGAAATGAAAGAAGAAACATCACTTGATGTTAAAATCTTAGCACTACAAAATATCTACTCTAATCCAAATAGAGACCCAAGATTTCATACAGCATCTGCTGTATATCTATGTGAAGCAAAAGGAAAACCAAAAGCCCAAGATGATGCAAAAGAAGTTTTTGTATATCCAATAAAAGAAATACCTTTAGAAAAACTAGTATTTGACCATAAGAAAATAGTTGAAGATTTTGTTAAAAGTTTAAAGTGGTAG